The Budorcas taxicolor isolate Tak-1 chromosome 5, Takin1.1, whole genome shotgun sequence genome includes a window with the following:
- the SPOCK2 gene encoding testican-2: protein MRARGCGRLALPLLLLSAAALAEGEAKGLKEGETPGNFMEDEQWLSSISQYSGKIKHWNRFRDDDYIKSWEDNQQGDEALDTTKDPCQKVKCSRHKVCIAQGYQRAMCISRKKLEHRIKQPAVKLHGNKDSICKPCHMAHLASVCGSDGHTYSSVCKLEQQACLSSKQLTVRCEGPCPCPTEQAATSTSDSKPETCTGQDLADLGDRLRDWFQLLHENSKQNGSASSGASPASGLDKSLGASCKDSIGWMFSKLDTSANLFLDQTELAAINLDKYEVCIRPFFNSCDTYKDGRVSTAEWCFCFWREKPPCLAELERIQIQEAAKKKPGIFIPSCDEDGYYRKMQCDQSSGDCWCVDQLGLELTGTRTHGSPDCDDIVGFSGDFGSGVGWEDEEEKETEEAGEETEEEEGEAGEADDGGYIW from the exons ATGCGCGCTCGGGGCTGCGGGCGGCTggcgctgccgctgctgctgctctcGGCAGCTGCCCTGGCCGAAGGCGAAGCCAAAGGGCTCAAGGAGGGTGAGACCCCCGGCAATTTCATGGAGGACGAGCAATGGCTGTCATCCATCTCGCAGTACAGCGGCAAGATCAAGCACTGGAACCGCTTCCGAGAT GATGACTACATCAAGAGCTGGGAGGACAATCAGCAAGGAGATGAAG CCCTGGATACCACCAAGGACCCCTGCCAGAAGGTGAAGTGCAGCCGTCATAAAGTGTGCATCGCCCAGGGCTATCAGCGGGCCATGTGCATCAGCCGCAAGAAGCTGGAGCATAG GATCAAGCAGCCTGCTGTGAAACTCCACGGAAACAAAGACAGCATTTGTAAGCCCTGTCACATGGCCCACCTTGCCTCTGTCTGCGGCTCTGATGGCCACACTTACAGCTCAGTG TGTAAGCTGGAGCAGCAGGCGTGCCTGAGCAGCAAGCAGCTGACAGTGAGATGCGagggcccctgcccctgccccacagAGCAGGCCGCCACCTCTACCTCCGACAGCAAACCAG AGACGTGCACCGGTCAGGACCTGGCCGACTTGGGGGATCGGCTGCGGGACTGGTTCCAGCTCCTTCATGAGAACTCCAAGCAGAACGGCTCAGCCAGCAGCGGAGCCAGCCCGGCCAGCG GGCTGGACAAGAGCCTCGGGGCCAGCTGCAAGGACTCCATCGGCTGGATGTTCTCCAAGCTGGACACCAGTGCCAACCTCTTCCTGGACCAGACAGAGCTGGCTGCCATCAACCTGGACAAGTACGAAGTCTGCATCCGCCCCTTCTTCAACTCCTGCGACACCTACAAGGACGGCCGGGTTTCCACCGCTGAGTGGTGCTTCTGCTTCTGGAGGGAGA AGCCTCCCTGCCTGGCAGAGCTGGAGCGCATCCAGATCCAGGAGGCTGCCAAGAAGAAGCCAG GGATCTTCATCCCGAGCTGTGACGAGGATGGTTACTACCGGAAGATGCAGTGTGACCAGAGCAGCGGAGACTGCTGGTGCGTGGACCAGCTGGGCCTGGAGCTGACCGGCACCCGCACACACGGGAGCCCTGACTGCG ACGACATCGTGGGCTTCTCAGGGGACTTCGGGAGTGGTGTCGGCTGGGAGGacgaggaagagaaggagacggaGGAAGCAGgcgaggagacagaggaggaggagggcgagGCGGGCGAGGCGGACGATGGAGGCTACATCTGGTAG